The sequence GGTGCTGGACCGCCTGAACGCCCACAAAGCGGACAACCCCAGcatgggagaggtgaggagatccAGCGCTGCACTGTAACACTGTAGGACCTGCTACAGCCACTACACGTCACACTAGTCCTTGGGACCGTTTCATTGGACCCTGCCTTGTAGTTGGGAGTGTGGGAGGGTTCTTTGTTGTCATGCTGGAGATTTTTTGTATCCATTTTGTATCCATCAACGCCTGTTCTTTATCTAAATTATAATATGGTTATTATCATAGAATCAGAAGGACTTCCTAATTTGATGGTTATTATGTTTTTTACTGCTATTGTTTTCTTATCTTTCCTTTTGGAATTGCCGAGTGATCTCTGTAGTGCTGTGCTGTCCGTAAATCAAATGCACCTATGCACCACTTCAATAGAAAAGCACTATGAAAATCACACTTGTATATGGTTTCCTGTTCACTGCAAAAAAAAGCTCTGTCTGGAtgtctttcttgctttctctctttctctctctctctctctctctctttctttctttctctctctctctctctctctcggtcataCTCAGTCTCTCAGCTGATATTTTCCTGAGCCTAAATGGAACTCTGCACAGAGTAagcctttttttcctctcttttttttttttctccatttcctGGTCTGAGAATTCCTTTGTCTGAGTAGATGCTTCCTTTACCTCCTGCTCGTGTGCATGTGATTGCTACAAAAGCTTTCTGATCTACTGTCCACTGCTTTCACTATTGCTTCTTGCCATCTAAAGCTACTTCCATACCACTTCAGGGTagtcatttttgtgtttttcatagaGACGCCATTGGCTTAGCTTCAGGTAACACAGTACGGGTTAACTCCCAGCACCTGGACAGGATATCTGCTGTTCACGCATTTTTGAAATACCTCTGAAACACCACGCCATGGTGGATGTCTTGACTGATATAAACCATGTGTGTAATAACCGTGTCCAGCATTCCTAAAGCAAAAGTGTTAAAAAAATGCACCACGGCTCCCTCGGATACCCAGGGAAAAACACTAACTAGCGTGCTCTGTCATGCCTGTTTGAACTGCAATGTTTAAAGTCCATAACTTGCCAAAGCTAATTCATGATATCGCTCCCTCATCTCAGTGAAAGCCCAAAGGGGAAgtgttgcctgtgcctgtgtgcctgtgtgcctgtgtgcctgtgtgcctgtgtgcctgtgtgcctgtgtgcctgtgtgcctgtgtgccNNNNNNNNNNNNNNNNNNNNNNNNNNNNNNNNNNNNNNNNNNNNNNNNNNNNNNNNNNNNNNNNNNNNNNNNNNNNNNNNNNNNNNNNNNNNNNNNNNNNNNNNNNNNNNNNNNNNNNNNNNNNNNNNNNNNNNNNNNNNNNNNNNNNNNNNNNNNNNNNNNNNNNNNNNNNNNNNNNNNNNNNNNNNNNNNNNNNNNNNNNNNNNNNNNNNNNNNNNNNNNNNNNNNNNNNNNNNNNNNNNNNNNNNNNNNNNNNNNNNNNNNNNNNNNNNNNNNNNNNNNNNNNNNNNNNNNNNNNNNNNNNNNNNNNNNNNNNNNNNNNNNNNNNNNNNNNNNNNNNNNNNNNNNNNNNNNNNNNNNNNNNNNNNNNNNNNNNNNNNNNNNNNNNNNNNNNNNNNNNNNNNNNNNNNNNNNNNNNNNNNNNNNNNNNNNNNNNNNNNGCACAGTTTGGCGCTGTTCAACTTGTAATGAAAACGCAAAAGAGATGGACACTGCCCAGTGCAGCACGGCCAAATGTTCCAATGGAAAACCCCATATGTTATTCGACAGTAATTAGATTGAAATGTTATCCTTTCCATGGGTTTTTAACTTAGACTTAGTCTGGGAACAAACTGTAGGCTATTTGGTGCCGAGATGGGGACTCAAGTCGCACTTGACTTGAGACTTATCCTCAAAAGACTTGAGACTCGACTCGGACTCGAGATTTGGGACTCAACAatctttattttgttatttatttatttgtcgcATTAACAATGTctgaaaagcagaaaataaaagtCCTTAAGACAGACAAAATATTTTAGTCATGTTGCCAATATGAAATTATATCCTGTaagtctctttcactcacacaaatgtataACCATATACCAGATTATAGCATGATTCcaattaaattaatattatTTTCGGAATTTCATGTCACTGACAACAATTTCAATTCCAAGTGATTGTTGAAGAATCTTGCAGGATGCATCAATATGCCTCATGTATGTTGAAACTGGACAGTATAGCAACAAATACAACCCGTTGAAAAACAATGGGACAATCTTTCATGATTTTTTTCACTCAAGCTTGGTGGcctgtgacggaccgagcctcggttgccgtcaaaaatgtgggtttggcccgaaaagctcagagacagagtgagggttcaaatataAGGTTTTATTATCCTTCAAAATAttctggagaactgctaagcctctcaataggcagaggacaaaaagcagcagtcttcaggaatatcacctgctcagcctctaaatggggtagaggacaatatGCAGCAGTACCAAGCTCTATTAAaaatacctgctaagcctctaaatggggtagaggacacaAATCAGCAGTCAAACATTAGGgtccacataaatgcacatacctaACAAGACTTGACTCACTGAacaagacagaacaatgaacatatatatatacacctggcggccagcaccatttttacacacggggggtagacacaaacactaaacaatacacaatgacaagacagaccccgAGACACGAACATAGCATTTCTTCAAATTATAAAACAAAGAGATAactatgtaataaaataatgtcTGAAAGGTTTGTAAAACCAACCACTTTATCCAGGTggcctggcccagaccatttttcGTGTCCCCTCTGCCATTCTAGGCAATCAGCGGCGTCCATGAGGTGGATCCAATTGTATTCagtggtttgagtgtgtgtgcaaaccatgtctgtttgggtgcgctagtCGTTGCAAATATTGGGCAGGagtgtgcagttcatgtgcggtcgcaccacgaccgtcacatgGCCTATGAGGTTTTACTCTCATGTTTTCCCTTTCAACACATGTAATCAATCCTCATCAATCTAGACGACTAGTTTAacccatttgcatgtcatgacttacacaaTGAATAGATTTTTAGATGTTTTGGGGGGTAAGACTAAAAGGCAGACAATCGTAAATAGCCTCTTGCATGAATGTGCAAAAACATTTCCAAAATGctcaaaagaatgagaaattaCTGTTATGCTGTGTAGAAGTGAATAGATGTTTTGAGAATGTCTGAGAATTCTTATTTGAGAAATCTACTGAagcaactgagaaaaactgtaagcagGCCCACAATAGTTACTGTATGTTAATGTACAAAGCAAAATACAGTTATGAACTTTAAAGGAAAGCTTTCATTgcccttttttccccatattGCATTGCATTAGCCTTTTTAACGTGATCATGTATTAAACAGCTAATCTATACTGTTTTGAATTCCTTGGATATATCTATGCCGTGTTTTAAGTAGACTGAATGGCATGCAGCAGATGATAGAACGCTCACAACAACCAAgagacttgagacttgaccTGCATTTGTGACCAAAGGCTTGAGACTTGAGTCTTGAGGAACAGTTGTAACACATGCTACATTATAAATTTCAGCTGGTGTCTCTTACAAAAGTTATAGACAGAAGTCATTTTGTGCGGCAGTTTCCACAGACAAATAGGGCCCTGCACAGAATGTGTTATATTTCAATTATCTTATGAAATATTAGGATAAGTTGGCTGGGGACATTTGTAACATGCATCACAATTTATAGAAAACCATTATCCTCCACTATTTTggtttgaataatgcatggctGTGGCCGTAAGGTTTACTTTACCCCTTCAGACAAGCACGTTAATTGTCCTCGGCCActgttacaactgtccccaaCCCAGGGGCAGTTGTAACAAAGGCCCTCACTACATTCAgatgaaaatgagagaaaagaaatcCCATGCCTCGTCTTTCTGTTTGCGTCTGCGGCTACAGTTCCAACCATGGCTACAGTTATAAACTGTTTCTGCCGGTTATAGCATTCTTATCTTTCAGTTCAAACCACGGCTACAGTTATAACCTCTCTGCTGGTTTTGTCAGTTCTATCTTTTGTTCTGCATTTATTCCTTCTGTATCTAATTTTCTTTTACGTTGCACTTCGTTCTGTAACACACTGGCATCATGGAAGTTTTGTTACCATAACAGCATAATTTGTTTTCAAAGCAAGCCAGTGACTTCACTGAATAAGTACCCATAAAATCAAACAGCATGTGCCTGAAACCAAAAGTGATCCGCCCTTAAACCTTGGCTCTGTTCGGTGACACTTCAGCTCTGTAAATAAAGTTCCTGCCACAAATTGATTAAAATGTGTGTCCATAATCTACAGCCCATGCCACAGAAATCTCCATATGGCCCTGGGCTATATTTTAAAACAGAGAAATAGACTACTTTTACCTTTTCTACTCCTTTTTAGGAAGGCCTCTGTGAAGTGACAAGGTATATTGTGATTTGTCAGCATAAATAAGTGAAAAACATCTTCATTTACTTGGACTAGAGAAGAACACGTGACAGATATTTAGGGTATAGGTTACTGTGTTTTGGCATTTACAAAACAGGAAAACGGCAAACCACAAACACGTTTAGTGTGATGTGATGCATCTGCTTTAAAACAATCTGCAAAATCCATTGGCTTTACAAGTGGCTTCTGGACCAACGTTAAAAACATTGCATTTGTTCTGTCTCATTAATATCAGTTATTTCATTCAAATGTGATTAAAACGTTGATATCTGAAAAATGTTTGACAAAGAAATATCCTTCTACAGACTAGCTAGACTACATGCAGGCTGGCCTATTTTCAGATAAGAAATAGCACAGATAATGACATATTGcgtctctaaatgtttgaaatgcTTGAAAACAGTAAGCCCTCATGACACGTGTTTATAACTCTAGGTTAAGCCTACTTGAGAAACTGGTTTCACGGCACATCAAATCAacccttccccccacatttgactcgcatcagtttgcttacagagcaaacaggtccacggaagatgccatcgacgtagccctccacaccgcactgagccacctggaactccgtggaacctatataagaatgctcttcattgactacagctcagcttttaacactatcatccctgacatactagtcagcaaactaactgcactaggcctctccccctccatctgcacctggataaaggacttcctctcaaaccgcccacaaactgtaaaactcggtccccacctttcctccaccatcactctaagcactggctctccacaaggctgtgtgctgagcccactactgtactccttgtacacccatgactgtactccaacccatcccaccaacaccatcattaaatttgctgacgacaccaccgtgatcgggctcatatcagaagatgacgaatcagcgtacagggatgaagtacagaaactgacagtgtggtgctcagacaacaatctgtcactgaacaccacaaaaacgaaagaattaattctggactacagaaggcaaagtgcagttccggccccactctacatcaacggggactgtgtggagaaggtccacaccttcaaattcctaggagccaatttatcagatgacctctcatggtctgtcaacacctcagagacagtaaaaaaggcacagcagcgactacacttcctgagagtactcaggaaaaacaacctggagtgtaaactgatggtggccttctaccgcaccactatcgaaagtgtactaacctactgcatctcggcgtggtactccggttgcaccgcagcagacaagagagccctccaaagggtcatcaacacagcacaaaaaatcactggctgctcactgccctccctggaatccattgcccgctcccgctaccttagcagggccaataacatcttaaaagactcctctcacccaggccaccacctgtttactctcctgccctcaggcagacggtacagatcctttagagcaaggaccacgcgtcttaagaacagttttttcccgacagccatcagaactctaaataccgacatgcactaaacactaagcactttattgactacaagtcacataccatctcaggcaccttacacatgtgcataaacaaagctgtattaattgatgtatttattgaagtactttagtctatgccaccgcactttgttctactcttaatgtatatatatattttttggggggctgttcctactgtttttggatagttgtagtattgttatgttatatgttgttgttgtgttatatgttgtccctcgtcacaccaacaggagaagcactcaaaatttcgttgtataaatacaatgacaataaaggcttttctattctatctattctattctacatgTGAGCTCTTTTCTCATATTCATATTGCGTCACTCTTCTAGTGTTGTTGGTTGGGTCTGTACTTCAGTCAGCAGACGCTCATTGGTGTCTAAGGAACTGTTCTGCCGAGAGCACTCGTTTCAGCCTAAATGGTCGTACGTCAGATAACGTTTGAACTCGATATACCGCCAACAGTCTATTGGAGATCTACCCCTATGAATGTTGCAATCATCAGTCTGCTACTTTATGAGGCGTATACCTGGAAGACGGGTAGCCTGTTGCTGTTGGTGACATTTGTCGATATTTCCATAAATCCAATCGTTTGGATAAACCGGTAAGTCAATCATTTGATTAAAGTAGCCTATGAATAGGCTATAAAATGTCTTAGTAGTTTATTTGGTACTCTGTTCTAACCCGTTTGTGTGAACGTTTCGAATACAGATCGTGAATTTCCTGTTGACCTTATCTTTTCGAGGAATAACTAAAATGTCGGCGCCAAAGATATGCCAGTAGTGACTAGCCTATAAACTTTATTTTCGTGtgtttgacagtgacagtgtggGAAAGGATGATAGCAGTTAGCATTTGCTATTATTACTTTACAAAACCATGGCATGTATCCATATTTATATTATTGAGATAAAAAAGACTAGGTCACTAGACACTTTAGATGTAGTTACCAAGTTAGGCAATTATAGGCTATGTATTATAGAACTTTGTCTATAGTTAATATTCCAAAACAAtatactaaaataaaataacacgtTTTTTGAAAACTCATTTAACAGAACTAACATCTGCTGATTGTATGACAAAGTAACTCAAATGCTTACAGTGCTTCAGTCACTATGGAGGGTGTTTTCTAGCCTGGCTCTGCCAAGCCTACATTCACTGTGTTCATTATCCACGCCAGGTGTCATCTGCCACCAAAGGGATCAACACCAACTGCTtgtagcctgtctgtctgccctagCAATGCAACAGTGTGAGAATTATGACAAACCAGTGTCATTCTTCTACAATCACAGCGGAAAGCACATAACATCGGTCTGGTCCAGTAGAGACTATGTGGTGTTAGGTCTCGGGGTCACAGTTTGTCTCATCGTCATACTGTCCAACATACTGGTCATCGCTGCCATCACGATCAACCGTAAGTTCCACTTCCCCATCTACTACTTACTGGGCAACCTGGCAGCGGCGGACCTGTTTGCTGGGGTGTCCTATGTGAACCTGCTCTTCCACACGGGGCCCTACACCATCGGTCTCACGCAGCACGAATGGTTCATACGCGGGGCCCTTGTCGACATGAGCCTGACAGCCTCGGTGGCGAACCTGCTGGCGGTGGCCGTGGAGAGGCACCAGACCATCTTCACCATGCAGCTCCACAGCACCATGACCAACCGGCGCGTGGTGCTGCTCATCCTGGGCCTCTGGGTGGTGGCCATTTTCATGGGCCTGGTGCCCTCCATGGGCTGGCACTGCGTGTGCGACCTGGACACCTGCTCTACCACGGTGCCGCTGTACCAGCGCAGCTTCCTGGTGTTCTGGGCCGTGCTCAACCTGCTGATGTTCTCCATCATGGTGGCCATGTACGCGCGCATCTTCCTTTACGTGCGCCGCCGCTGCCGCAGCAGGCCCACCCCGGATGCTGACCAGCTGAATTATGAGACAGTCATCAACCTGATGAAGACTGTGGTCATAGTGTTAGGTAAGTGACTGAGGGATGATCAAAGTTTACAGTATGAGCGTGACAGGGGAATTTTccttattgcttaattataTGGCACAGCAGGCTCATAACTGTGGTGTGTGGATATTCAAACAATATCCAAAGTGTTCTTTAGATAAAACTTCAGAGTGTAGTTGTTTTTCACCTGCAAGATCAGCCTTGCCCCTTcaggttttctttctttctggtaTGCAACTACCACATATTTGTACAACTGATTGTACCTTAGgtaacccttttttttttttacagcaaatGGTTTGTCAACTTTTTTATATAACTGGCTGGCCCTTTCTTTTTAGAATGAGTACATATAAAAGTGTCAGCGATCTGGTATTGGTTTACCTCGAATCCTTTTTAGTCTTTCTGAACATCCAAGTTGGCAAACCAGCTTTGCTGCAATCCTTTGGTCTTAGTGCTTCCTCTTCTGAGAGATTTCTCAACTTATCGTCTGTCTGCGGCAAGCCATTTTTTTCTCACCTGCTGTCTTGCCTTATCTACAAAGCTCTATttgcatgtcatgtcatgttggGGTGTGGTTAAGGGCAGAAGTCTCATGTCAGGAAGTCAGAGGATGCATCTTTTTCATAGCAAGTGTTTTGTTGTGGTATCTGCCTTCAGGTGCTTTTGTCATCTGCTGGACCCCTGGCCTAGTGATCCTTCTGCTGGATGGGCTGGGTTGCAAGGTTTGCCAGGTTCTGCAGTATGAGAAGTTCTGCCTGGCCTTGGCCGAGTGCAACTCGCTGGTGAATCCGATCATCTACTCGTACAGAGACGAGGACATGAGAAAGACCTTCAAGCAGATTCTCTGTTTCGTGTGCAGGAGTGACAGcgaccagcagggggagccgtCCACTATTGAGTTCAAGAAAAGGGACAGTAGATCTTCAAGACGCCATCTGTTCTCAAGCAGCTCCGCATAGCATTGTTATGTgcatatgaagacacttttgGAGTTGCAATTTGTCTTGCATAAGTCTTTTGGAGTTGCAATTTGTGAGCATACCATTCTCGAATCTGGTATTTGTGGACGAAGgagttgaaagaaaaaaacaacacctgcTACATTTAATTGATTATCGTATTGTCATATAGGACAAGGTTATTTTGCCTTTTTGCATCTTCCTGTTGTTTATCATGCATTGCTAGATTTCTAAATTGTAACTCACCCAGGGAAACCGGAAAGAGCAATGCTTTCTCCTATCTATGCATCAATGGCCTGCTTCACATTTATACCAGGAAATAGCCCAGTATAGGCCCTCTCCCAGCGTGCCATGGGACACTGAGCCACAGCACTGGCTGGCC is a genomic window of Clupea harengus chromosome 1, Ch_v2.0.2, whole genome shotgun sequence containing:
- the lpar2a gene encoding lysophosphatidic acid receptor 2a, whose translation is MQQCENYDKPVSFFYNHSGKHITSVWSSRDYVVLGLGVTVCLIVILSNILVIAAITINRKFHFPIYYLLGNLAAADLFAGVSYVNLLFHTGPYTIGLTQHEWFIRGALVDMSLTASVANLLAVAVERHQTIFTMQLHSTMTNRRVVLLILGLWVVAIFMGLVPSMGWHCVCDLDTCSTTVPLYQRSFLVFWAVLNLLMFSIMVAMYARIFLYVRRRCRSRPTPDADQLNYETVINLMKTVVIVLGAFVICWTPGLVILLLDGLGCKVCQVLQYEKFCLALAECNSLVNPIIYSYRDEDMRKTFKQILCFVCRSDSDQQGEPSTIEFKKRDSRSSRRHLFSSSSA